From Mastacembelus armatus chromosome 13, fMasArm1.2, whole genome shotgun sequence, one genomic window encodes:
- the ilvbl gene encoding 2-hydroxyacyl-CoA lyase 2, whose protein sequence is MECFGAIGTLLGCSAGAAVCGLLFAAFKLGLLYQLFHKTETKSPRHGGESVAEVLRAHGVKYVFTLVGGHISPVLVACEKVGIRIVDTRHEATAVFAADAVARLSGTVGVAAVTAGPGLTNTVTAVKNAQMAESPLLLIGGAAGTLLKGRGALQDIDQMSLFKPLCKFCASIRTVREIVPTVRKALAVAQSGTPGPVFIEFPIDTLYPYHLVSKEFTVKNPPKGLMGKIITWYLNNHLMNLFAGAWETRDVSPLPVDIPQATDDQVQRCIELVSRAKKPVILLGSQATLPPTPADDVRKALEDLGIPCFLGGMSRGMLGKNSPIHIRQNRRDALKEADLVLLAGTVCDFRLSYGRVLNRRSKIIAVNRDKTQLLKNSDLFWKPTIAVQGDAGSFLVRLSKGLKGYSCPKEWPQSLKAGDVTKENANRAKANEKTEHHLNPLKVLHQVDELMAEDSIIVADGGDFVGSAAYILRPRGPLQWLDPGAFGTLGVGGGFALGAKLCRPESEVWIVYGDGSSGYSVAEFDTFGRHKTPVIAVVGNDACWSQISREQVPMLGSNVACGLAFTDYHIVADGFGGKGYLVGREDEDRLNDIIRQAQKETQEGKATLLNVLIGKTNFREGSISV, encoded by the exons ATGGAGTGTTTTGGAGCCATTGGCACCCTTCTTGGCTGCTCTGCGGGCGCTGCGGTGTGTGGGCTTTTGTTTGCAGCCTTCAAACTTGGACTACTTTACCAGTTATTTCACAAG ACTGAAACAAAGAGTCCCCGGCATGGTGGTGAGAGCGTGGCAGAGGTCCTCCGTGCACATGGGGTCAAGTACGTTTTCACTCTTGTCGGTGGGCACATCTCACCCGTCCTGGTGGCTTGTGAGAAGGTGGGCATCCGCATTGTGGATACCAGACACGAGGCCACTGCCGTctttgctgctgatgctgtGGCCAGACTTTCAG GGACTGTTGGTGTAGCTGCAGTGACTGCTGGTCCAGGCCTTACTAacacagtgacagcagtgaAAAATGCTCAGATGGCTGAATCTCCATTGCTGCTCATAGGAGGAGCTGCTGGCACACTACTTAAG GGCAGAGGGGCACTGCAAGATATCGACCAGATGTCTCTCTTCAAGCCGCTGTGCAAGTTCTGTGCCTCCATCAGGACTGTCAGGGAAATTGTGCCTACAGTCAGGAAAGCCCTGGCCGTTGCCCAGTCAGGGACTCCTGGTCCTGTATTTATAGAGTTCCCCATCGACACACTCTACCCCTACCACCTTGTGTCCAAAGAGTTCACGGTTAAAAACCCTCCCAAAGGCTTGATGGGAAAAATCATCACATG GTACCTCAATAACCACCTCATGAACCTGTTTGCTGGAGCTTGGGAGACCAGAGATGTGTCTCCACTTCCTGTTGACATTCCACAAGCCACAGACGATCAG GTGCAACGCTGCATAGAGCTGGTGAGTCGAGCCAAGAAACCTGTTATTCTGCTGGGTAGCCAAGCAACGCTACCTCCAACACCGGCTGATGATGTCAG gAAGGCACTGGAGGACCTGGGCATCCCCTGCTTCCTTGGAGGCATGTCACGTGGCATGTTAGGTAAAAACAGTCCCATCCACATCAGACAAAACAGACGAGATGCGTTGAAGGAGGCCGACTTGGTGCTCTTAGCAG GCACTGTTTGTGACTTCCGTCTGAGCTATGGCAGAGTTCTCAATAGACGCAGTAAGATCATCGCTGTCAACAGAGATAAGACACAGCTGTTGAAAAACTCGGATCTGTTCTGGAAACCAACTATAGCAGTTCAAG GTGACGCTGGTTCATTCTTAGTGCGGCTCTCCAAAGGCCTGAAGGGCTATAGCTGTCCAAAGGAATGGCCTCAGAGCCTCAAAGCAGGAGATGTGACcaaagaaaatgcaaacag GGCTAAAGCTAATGAGAAGACAGAACACCACTTAAATCCACTGAAAGTCCTCCACCAGGTGGATGAGCTGATGGCAGAGGACAGTATCATAGTCGCAGATGGGGGTGATTTCGTTGGAAGTGCTGCTTACATATTGAGACCAAGAGGACCTCTGCAATGGCTAGATCCAG GAGCCTTTGGGACTTTGGGAGTTGGAGGTGGATTTGCTCTGGGAGCAAAACTGTGCCGGCCTGAATCTGAA gtgtGGATAGTGTATGGAGATGGTTCCTCAGGATACAGTGTCGCAGAGTTTGACACTTTTGGTCGACACAAG ACACCTGTTATAGCTGTGGTGGGGAATGATGCATGTTGGAGTCAGATTTCCAGAGAGCAGGTTCCCATGCTTGGCAGCAACGTGGCGTGTGGTCTTGCATTTACAG ATTATCACATAGTGGCAGATGGTTTTGGTGGTAAGGGCTACCTTGTAGGGCGTGAGGACGAGGACAGGCTGAACGACATCATCAGACAGGCTCAGAAGGAGACGCAGGAGGGCAAAGCTACACTTCTCAATGTTCTGATAGGGAAGACTAATTTTAGGGAGGGCTCCATCTCTGTATAG
- the LOC113122765 gene encoding beta-galactosidase-1-like protein 2 isoform X1 has product MSHLEGLRANSSHFTLMGEPFRILGGSIHYFRVPRDYWEDRLLKMKACGINTLTTYVPWNLHEPERGTFNFQDQLDLRSYVSLAAEVGLWVILRPGPYICAEWDLGGLPSWLLQDKYMQLRTTYPGFVDAVNLYFDKLFSVIKPMTFQEGGPVIAVQIENEYGSYAKDEKYMPFIKNCLQARGINELLLTSDNWEGLRYDGIDGVLKTINLQRLSFGAIQHLADMQPQKPLMVMEYWSGWFDVWGEHHHVFHAEDMIAVVSEILERGVSINLYMFHGGTSFGFMNGAMDFGTYKPQVTSYDYDAPLSEAGDCTTKYHLLRNLFSQYHSEPLPDVPPAQERRAYDPVVIQQHLSLWDSLHFTDKPFTSERPVNMENLPVNNNSGQSYGYTLYETTITSGGTLNSRNNIRDRALVFVDRQCVGSLDYKTHELAVPDGKGARVLSLLVENCGRVNYGKALDEQRKGIVGDILFNHTPLRGFTIFCLDMKPGFMKRLTSSGQWKSDFKSSSVPGFFQARLYVDGAPRDSFIRLPGWGKGNVFVNGQNLGRHWFIGPQHFLYLPGALLRSGQNQIIVFEEEKADDRILFAENPDHGKTIDVYKLPFCTLL; this is encoded by the exons ATGAGCCATTTGGAGGGTCTGAGAGCCAATTCATCTCATTTCACACTGATGGGAGAGCCCTTCAGAATCCTGGGGGGCTCCATCCATTACTTTCGTGTTCCCAGAGACTACTGGGAGGACCGGCTGCTGAAGATGAAGGCCTGTGGCATCAACACTCTGACGAC atatgtGCCTTGGAATCTGCATGAACCTGAGAGAGGAACATTCAACTTTCAGGATCAGTTGGATCTCAG GTCCTATGTCAGCTTAGCAGCAGAGGTGGGTCTCTGGGTGATCCTGCGTCCTGGACCTTATATCTGTGCTGAATGGGATTTGGGTGGGTTGCCTAG CTGGCTGCTACAGGATAAATACATGCAGTTGAGGACAACTTATCCTGGATTTGTAGATGCTGTCAATCTCTACTTTGACAAACTCTTCTCAGTTATCAAACCAATGACG tttcAAGAGGGAGGCCCAGTCATTGCAGTGcaaattgaaaatgaatatGGATCATATGCCAAAGATGAGAAATACATGCCATTCATAAAGAAT tgtctTCAGGCTCGAGGTATTAATGAGCTCCTCCTGACGTCAGACAACTGGGAGGGCCTGAGATATGACGGAATAGATGGAG ttctaaaaacaataaacctTCAGAGACTGTCCTTTGGAGCAATCCAGCACTTAGCTGACATGCAG CCACAGAAACCTCTAATGGTGATGGAGTATTGGTCTGGTTGGTTTGATGTCTGGGGAGAACATCACCATGTCTTCCATGCTGAGG ACATGATAGCTGTTGTGTCAGAGATCCTGGAGAGAGGTGTTTCCATTAACCTGTACATGTTTCATGGTGGAACCAGCTTTGGCTTCATGAATGGAGCGATGGACTTTGGCACCTATAAGCCTCAAGTCACCAGTTATG aTTATGATGCACCCTTATCTGAAGCTGGAGATTGCACCACAAAATATCACCTGTTGAGGAATTTATTCAGCCAATACCATT CTGAACCTCTTCCTGACGTACCCCCTGCTCAGGAGAGGAGAGCATACGACCCTGTTGTGATCCAGCAGCACCTGTCACTGTGGGACAGTCTGCACTTCACTGACAAG CCATTCACATCAGAGAGGCCGGTGAATATGGAGAATCTCCCTGTCAACAATAACAGTGGTCAGTCATATGGCTACACACTGTATGAGACCACCATCACCAGTGGAGGAACTCTCAACTCCAGGAACAATATCAGAGATAGAGCACTG GTTTTTGTGGACAGACAATGTGTTGGTAGTTTGGACTATAAGACTCATGAGCTGGCAGTCCCTGATGGGAAG GGAGCGAGGGTGTTGAGCTTACTTGTGGAAAACTGTGGAAGAGTGAATTATGGGAAAGCTCTGGATGAACAGCGCAAAG GTATTGTGGGAGACATCCTGTTCAATCACACCCCACTGAGAGGATTTACCATTTTCTGTTTAGACATGAAGCCAGGCTTTATGAAAAG aTTAACAAGCTCAGGCCAGTGGAAGTCTGACTTCAAGTCATCTTCCGTTCCAGGATTTTTCCAGGCAAGATTGTATGTGGATGGTGCACCCAGAGACTCTTTCATCCGACTCCCT GGTTGGGGCAAAGGAAATGTGTTTGTCAATGGACAGAACCTTGGACGCCATTGGTTCATCGGCCCCCAGCACTTTCTTTACCTCCCAGGAGCTTTGCTCAGAAGTGGACAGAACCAG ATCATTGTTTTTGAGGAAGAAAAAGCTGATGACAGAATACTGTTTGCTGAAAATCCGGATCATGGAAAGACAATTGATGTATATAAACTTCCCTTTTGTACCTTGCTGTGA
- the LOC113122765 gene encoding beta-galactosidase-1-like protein 2 isoform X2 translates to MQLRTTYPGFVDAVNLYFDKLFSVIKPMTFQEGGPVIAVQIENEYGSYAKDEKYMPFIKNCLQARGINELLLTSDNWEGLRYDGIDGVLKTINLQRLSFGAIQHLADMQPQKPLMVMEYWSGWFDVWGEHHHVFHAEDMIAVVSEILERGVSINLYMFHGGTSFGFMNGAMDFGTYKPQVTSYDYDAPLSEAGDCTTKYHLLRNLFSQYHSEPLPDVPPAQERRAYDPVVIQQHLSLWDSLHFTDKPFTSERPVNMENLPVNNNSGQSYGYTLYETTITSGGTLNSRNNIRDRALVFVDRQCVGSLDYKTHELAVPDGKGARVLSLLVENCGRVNYGKALDEQRKGIVGDILFNHTPLRGFTIFCLDMKPGFMKRLTSSGQWKSDFKSSSVPGFFQARLYVDGAPRDSFIRLPGWGKGNVFVNGQNLGRHWFIGPQHFLYLPGALLRSGQNQIIVFEEEKADDRILFAENPDHGKTIDVYKLPFCTLL, encoded by the exons ATGCAGTTGAGGACAACTTATCCTGGATTTGTAGATGCTGTCAATCTCTACTTTGACAAACTCTTCTCAGTTATCAAACCAATGACG tttcAAGAGGGAGGCCCAGTCATTGCAGTGcaaattgaaaatgaatatGGATCATATGCCAAAGATGAGAAATACATGCCATTCATAAAGAAT tgtctTCAGGCTCGAGGTATTAATGAGCTCCTCCTGACGTCAGACAACTGGGAGGGCCTGAGATATGACGGAATAGATGGAG ttctaaaaacaataaacctTCAGAGACTGTCCTTTGGAGCAATCCAGCACTTAGCTGACATGCAG CCACAGAAACCTCTAATGGTGATGGAGTATTGGTCTGGTTGGTTTGATGTCTGGGGAGAACATCACCATGTCTTCCATGCTGAGG ACATGATAGCTGTTGTGTCAGAGATCCTGGAGAGAGGTGTTTCCATTAACCTGTACATGTTTCATGGTGGAACCAGCTTTGGCTTCATGAATGGAGCGATGGACTTTGGCACCTATAAGCCTCAAGTCACCAGTTATG aTTATGATGCACCCTTATCTGAAGCTGGAGATTGCACCACAAAATATCACCTGTTGAGGAATTTATTCAGCCAATACCATT CTGAACCTCTTCCTGACGTACCCCCTGCTCAGGAGAGGAGAGCATACGACCCTGTTGTGATCCAGCAGCACCTGTCACTGTGGGACAGTCTGCACTTCACTGACAAG CCATTCACATCAGAGAGGCCGGTGAATATGGAGAATCTCCCTGTCAACAATAACAGTGGTCAGTCATATGGCTACACACTGTATGAGACCACCATCACCAGTGGAGGAACTCTCAACTCCAGGAACAATATCAGAGATAGAGCACTG GTTTTTGTGGACAGACAATGTGTTGGTAGTTTGGACTATAAGACTCATGAGCTGGCAGTCCCTGATGGGAAG GGAGCGAGGGTGTTGAGCTTACTTGTGGAAAACTGTGGAAGAGTGAATTATGGGAAAGCTCTGGATGAACAGCGCAAAG GTATTGTGGGAGACATCCTGTTCAATCACACCCCACTGAGAGGATTTACCATTTTCTGTTTAGACATGAAGCCAGGCTTTATGAAAAG aTTAACAAGCTCAGGCCAGTGGAAGTCTGACTTCAAGTCATCTTCCGTTCCAGGATTTTTCCAGGCAAGATTGTATGTGGATGGTGCACCCAGAGACTCTTTCATCCGACTCCCT GGTTGGGGCAAAGGAAATGTGTTTGTCAATGGACAGAACCTTGGACGCCATTGGTTCATCGGCCCCCAGCACTTTCTTTACCTCCCAGGAGCTTTGCTCAGAAGTGGACAGAACCAG ATCATTGTTTTTGAGGAAGAAAAAGCTGATGACAGAATACTGTTTGCTGAAAATCCGGATCATGGAAAGACAATTGATGTATATAAACTTCCCTTTTGTACCTTGCTGTGA